TCACTTGTCTCTCTTAGAAACTTAAAAATATAACTAATAGAAATGATTAAGCCAATGGATTTGGAATTAGAGATCAGGTTTACTAGTAGTTTTCATGACCTCAGCAACAACGGAAAAAAATATCAACAGAAATCTTTttacttttctcttttgtttTACTTTTCTCTTTTAACTTGATTTTTTAGAGATGATTGGAAGTATACTTAGGAGGTCTCTTTGCATTTTTGGTGGGTGTCATCATATTTAATACTAGTTCTTATTCTCATAAGACTGATATCAAGAGGAACAAAGTTTTAATAGGAAATGAGAGTAATTACACTGATATTTCTTTTAATAACAATGGAAAATTTGAGTAAGGAAGAAACTGTTGGTGTTGCTGGAAAGATGAAGTTTTGGTTTTCGCATGATACTTTACAAGGTGGGCAAAAATTGTGATATTTTTACGAAATGCTCCATTATTCCTTCATGTCGCTCCACAAAAACAGCTGCAAGTCTTGCAGTGCTTAGTGTCTGCTAGCATCTTGTTTCGCATTTCCTTGAGGTAATTGTTCTCTAGTGCTGGACATCTTTATATTACCTGTAGAACCTCTAAGAGTTAGTCCAATATCCTAGGAGGCTTGCTCATACGAAATACTGCTACAATAGAAAATTACAAGCAAGCAGTtggatgcaaatacaatatgttgTCAGagtaaatatcaaaattttggTATGAGTAATTCTACTTGCATATAATTAGAGATAAAGATATTAAGTGTCAGATACATAAAAAAACAGGGAACAAAGGAAATAAAAGTCTCAGTATAAATACCTTAGAGAACCAGCCAAGATTCAATTCGGCGTAAAGCAATACGACGGGTACTCCTATTCCCAAACCAGTAGCAAGCAGCGAAAAAGCGGTAGCTAGGAGGAGTAATCTTTATCCCCTCAAGCTGTTTAATTTCTCTTTCAAGTTTCTTAACCCGTCGAAGGTAAGCGAAGCGTGGATTTACCTGGAAAAACAACATATGTTAAAATCAACCCTTGTCTCTCATATAAttgtgtagaaaatctgatatcaaatacttaatgaaagaacacaaaactaaactcaaacaaacttctctttaTTGATatatttcgactcatggctcaacagcctatttatatgactaacaaacttgactctcaagtaaaaggactttcctaacataatcaaactctaacaaagaaacttctagacaattctcacgtaaacaaactcttaaaaccagtaatacttgaaacccaagtaaacttctaaatatCGTACCACCGTATCAACAGtacttgttgatccattcacatcgtgtcaactgtaccagttgatccaacctcattctgtcaactctcatagttgatccataTTACTTGTatcaacaacacttgttgatcccttctgtcttcttcatagtatcttggtttattcttcaacatcctctcttaaaccaagatactctttgcTAGTCATTCCTAGCTTTCCATGTAAGTAAACGAAAGTGTTAGAgttcaaagacttggtgaaaatatctgcCACTTGTTCTTCACTTTCAACAAACTCCACAACTATCTCTTTGTTACTTACAAGTTCTCTGATGTAATAATACTTAATATCAATGTGTTTACTTCTCCCATGAAGCACATGATTCTTAGTTAGTGAAATTGTTGACTTGttatcacaaactattgttgttggtgttgtttgttcttgaaataaTGACTTCAACATCATTCTTAGCCATACAGCCTGTGTAGCACAGTTGCTAGCAGCTATATATTCAACTTCTGTTGTTGATAATGCAACAACTTGTTGCTTCttagatgaccaagagaaaaaaccagttcccaactgaaatccataacctgatgtacttcttcttccttctgtatCTCCAGCCCAATCATTATCGGTAAAACCAACCAACTTTGGATCTTCTGAAACCGTATAGAAGATTCCCATGCTTGTTGTTCCTTTTACATACTTCAGAATAcgttttgcagcttgtaaatATGATTGTCTAGGAGATTCCATGAACCTACTAACCAATCCAACTGCATAcatgatatcaggtcttgtagcagTCAAATATCTCAAACATCCAACAAGACCTTTAAATTATGTTGAATTCACAAGCTCTCCTGATCCATCTTTTGTTAACTTCAGTCTCTCTTCTACTGGTGTTAAAattggattacaattatccatcttgaacCGTTCAAAATTCCTtcaacatacctttgttgattaataaaaattcctctttcagtttgttgtacttcaatgccaagaaaatatgacatcaaaccaagatctgtcatttcaaactccttcgccatatcctccctgaattcattaatcatctcaGAAATATTTCCAGTAAATATgagatcatccacatacaaacataCTATAATATGATTGCCAAGAGTATCAGCTTTTAAATATAGagtatgctcatgtggacatcttgtaaatcctttcttaagaaaataagaatctattcttgtataccaagctcttggtgcttgttttaaagcatacaaagctttgtttagcttgtatacttcattctccttcccctccataatgTAGCCAGCTGGTTGTTctacataaacttcttcttccaatgCTCCATTCAAGAATACTGacttcacatccatctgaaaTATCTTCCAATGCTTTTGTGCAGCTAAAGCAATGATCATCCTCACTGTATCAAGTCTTGAAAGTGGTGCAAATACTTCTGAATAATCAACTCCTTGTCTTTGTCTATTACCCTTTGCTACTAACCTTGCTTTCAGTCTTTCTATTTCaccatttgacttgtattttgttttgtaAACCCACTTAACACCAATAGGTTTCTTACCTGGTGGACGTTTTGTTAGTTCCAAAGtattattcttctcaattgactccaattcttcattcatggcttgaatccaaccttgttttTTAGAAGCTTCTTCATAAGCTACAAGATCACAATCTCCAATAGTACAAAGTTCACTACTTCATCATCagtatcttcatcatctcttgatacaatataatcattcaacctagcaggtgtgatatattttattcttggtcttgtattttcttgttgtgtTATTGCTTCAGTTCTTGCTTCTTCATGTTGTTTTACAACATTGTCTTGAGCTTGCACTTCTTCCTCAACTACAATTGGAACTGTTCTGACAGCAGCAGGTGGATCAACATCCCTTGTTGATCCAATATTATGTGGATCAACATCCCTTGTTGATCCATAATTATGAGGATCAACATTGATTGTTGATCCATTATTTCAATTCCATTGTGAATCTTCATCAAATATCACATCTCTACTTATAACTATCTTTCTAGTTTCTGGGTTATATAGCTTGTATCCTTTAGTCACTGAACTGTAACCAACAAGAATACATTTTTCACTCTTATCATCCAACTTCTTTCTCAATTCTTTTGGCACATGTGCATATGCAATGCACCCAAAAATTCTCAAATGTCTTACACTTGGACTTACTCCTCTCCATGCTTCTTCTGGTGTCTTGTTATTCAAACTATTTGTAGGACATCTGTTAAGTAGATACACTGCTGTATCAACTGCATAACCCCAGAAATtctttggtaaatcttttgttcttcttatagttcttgccATCTCCATTATGGTTTTGTTCTTTCTTTCAGCTACACCATTCTGTTGAGGTGTATATCTTGCTGTTAGCTGATGCAGAATACCATGTTCTTCCATGAAACTATCAACAACAGTATATTTTGTCCCTCTATCAGTTCTTAATATCTTGATGTTTTTACCAATTTGTTTCTCAACATATGCTTTGAAACTtctaaaaacatgaaaaacatcACTTTTTTGTTTAAGCAAATATACCCATGCTTTTCTACTAAAGTCATCAATGAAAGTTATGAAATAgttattacctccatgtgatgTAACTTCtgtaggaccacataaatcactATGAATAATCTCCAAATGTTGTTCAACtcttcttgctttgttaactggaaATGGATCTCTATGTTGTTTGAAAGATACAATTCTCACATCTTGATTCAGGAATTTGAATAAAAGGTAAACCTGACACATCTCCTTCTTTGCTAAAATTTGTAAACTGTTTAAAGTTCACATGTCCCATCCTCTTGTGCCATAACCAAGTATCATTATGAATACTACTACTGTAACATCTTTCCTTTTGTTGTTGAATGTTCAAAGGAAATAGTCTGTTTTTAGTCATCTACACCCTTGctatcaatcttcttcttctatatctgaTGAAACATAAACCATTGtaaatattcatgaaatatcctCTTTCAGACAATTGACCCATACTTAGTAAGTTTTGATGTAAACCTGGAATATAAAATACATCCATGATGTATGCTTTAGAACCATTCTTGAGAACAATTCCTATTATTCCTTTTCCCATAACTGGAATAGTTGAACTATTTCCAAACTTCACTGTGGATCTTACAGACTCATCCAAGCTTTCAAACAAATCTTTTCTGCCACACATATGATTGCTGCAACCTGTATCCAAATACCACTTAAGTTGAGGTTGTTCTTCTGCTGTATGACATGCTAGTTACATGTTTTCAGTCTTCtactcttctgtttcttcttcttcttgactttcAGCAATATTAGCTTTGAAATTTGCTTTATAGTTATTAGCAACTGTCTTTCTAGGTTTTGGACATTCAATAGAAGTGtgtccaaaatctccacaatTATAACATTGTATCTTTGATCTATCAAATGGCTTCCTATAATTCCCATTATTTGATCTTCATCCATTATTGTATCCTCCTTGAGAACTTCCAGCATTAGATTTTCCTTGATTGTTTGTCCAACTAACTTGACTCTGAAGTGTttcttcaacttgttttgcagctgctattttctctaacaatctttGTTTATAAGCTTGTAATGAACCCAATAACTCATTAAGAGTCATAGTTGCAACTGTGTTGCATTCCTCTATAGCATTCACCTTTGATTCAAATTTCTCGGGCAAACTTCTTAAAATCTTCTCAACAACTGTTGAATCTTCTACAGTATCACCATTAGCCTTCATCTCATTGACAATATTCAAAGTCTTTGAGAAAAAATCTGATATTGTTTCAGTATTTTCCATCAGCAATAATTCATACTTTCTCTTTAGAGTTTGCAATCTAACCTTCTTGACCTTGTCAGATCCTGTGAAATAGCTAACCAAACCATCCAATGTTTCTTTAACTTGCTTAATATAGATAACTCTGTCCGTGAGAGATTCATGAATACCCTGATGAAGAATATATGTAACTTTAGAATTCTTCTTTCCGTTTTCAGTTAATAGAATTCGCGCAGCTCCTTCAAGTACTACTCCTTCTGCTGGTTCAACATAACCATCTTTCACAATATCCCATACCTCCTGGTATGTGAAAATATTCTCCATCTGCAACCTCCAATGTTCaaagtttttaccttcaaacacTGGTACCTTAATCGAACTTAAACTCGTCATCTTCTTTAACTCAAACTCTCATACCCACAACCCTAGAACCTGATACCAGTGCTCTGATATCCGATGTAggaaatctgatatcaaagacttaatgaaagaacacaaaactaaactcaaacaaacttctctttcTTGATatatttcgactcatggctcaacaacctatttatatgactaacaaacttgactctcaagtaaaaagactttcctaacataatcaaactctaacaaataaaattctagacaattctcacgtaaaaaaactcttaaaaccagtaatacttgcaacccaagtaaacttctaaataccGTACCACCATATCAACAGTGCTTATTGATCCATTCACATTGTGACCTCATTCcgtcaactctcatagttgatccaaaCTACTTGTatcaacaacacttgttgatcccttctgtcttcttcatagtatcttggtttattcttcaacaaattGAAAATCTATCCGTAAAGGAGGAGAAACTAAAAACGAATGGAAATACCTCCGCAACATTGCTGGTATAATTTTTGGTAGAGAAATCCCTAGCTCTAGCAACGGAAAACATCCTAGAGAAAAGTCTAAATCTAGCTGCCATATATATCTGCAGATTCCTAGAACAAGTTTCTCTTCTTCTGGTTGAAAATCATCAAAATCATGAGTTAATATACAAGAAATTATAAAGCTCAGAAATAAATATGCAAAGAAATATCAAAGAGAGCACAACTTACATCGCTTAGAGAGGCTTCTACCACCTGGCTTTGGATGCAATGAGACGGGCCAAGGACTTTCTGTTCTCGCCTATGTTAAAaccttttcttgtttttctttttatcgCAAAGGAAACTGTTACAAGAATGGGGTTCACTCAAATATTCAGCTTATCGCAACGCACGAGCGTAGTTTATTCACTAATTATGGAAGGTTTATCTTTGGAACTCGTTAAGAAAAGGGAAAGCACGAGTGCACTTGTTATTTTGAATGCCCTAGACTGGTCAGCCCACGATCTTGAATCTAGCTATAGAACCTGCTGCTCGCCACTTGTTCTACCacctgttttggtagaaccacaTATGCTTCAACGCAGTGTGTTGTTTTCTTAATTTTGCTCCATGTCAACGTTGTTCTTTTGTTTCAGGGCCTGGGGCTGGAATTTTTTTCGAGCCCAGGCCAACAGCTTTGATCAAGCCTAAATATTTTGTCAAATGTATTCTTTTTAGGCTTGCAGTCTAGAGGGGCTATTATGTTTTAATTGCCTCCTGTGTAATTTCTTTTCATTATTGCTATGTTTGTTCCAGTTGTAAAACATCTTCGAAGTGGTTACAAAGTAGCACCTGCACTTTTGCACAATCTCCCCGTCACTTGAGCAAATTTCTTAAATACAAAAGTCCCAGTTCCCCAACaaattgtttttaattattttgtttgCATACGTGGCTCAACACATGGATATTCAATGCAGCAAAAAAAGTTAAGGTCCCTACTCCATAGGAGATATGCCTCTGACCACATGATAATATGAGATTATGAAGCTGCCACGCTGATATGGACGGTCTGTGCGCACAATCCATTTTCCTCCTTGTagattcttttttcttcttcatggtctatgatttttttttttttttttttgtgatgtgAAAATTATGACCAAAACGGATGGGATTTCTTTGTTTACTGACTTAATCACAATATAAACATAATCAAAGATCTCTAATTTTGTCCTTAATACTCGAACCAATGTTTGGAGATCAGTTTTGGCTACATGGCAAATTGGTATGCCACTAGTAGTAATTTCCTGGTTGACCGACGGTAAGCTAACAGTCATCATAATTGAAGATTGCTTAGCTTGATGTTGATCTCAGCCTCCCCACGCCAAGCGGCCCAAACCGTTGCATATAGGACAGTAACGTCTATAAAGAGAGCACATGAGCGTGAAAAAAAGGTATCACTTGAGAAGCTAAGTATTTGTATTATCACAACCACAACCGAGAAATATCAAACACTAATCTATCTATTTTTTCTCGTTAGCTTAATTATTTGGATATGATTGAGTATATTTTAGGAGGAATCTTTGCATTTTTGGTGGGTTTGTTCCTATATTACGGTTCTAGTTCTCAAAAGAATGATATCAAGAAGAACAAAGTAGTAACGGCGAAGGAAAATGAATTTCTTGATGGAGAATTCAAGAGTAAAGAAGAAACTGATGTTATAATTGTGGGTGCTGGTGTTGCTGGTGCCGCTCTTGCTTATACTCTTGGAAAGGtgaggttttgatttttgattttcataaaagaaattgttgttgtttcCTATTCTGCAACAAGATTCCACTTTGCATGAATTTCCAATTGCTTGTATTTTTTGCTCAAATTTTGCAGCAGATTCTTGTGGAAATGGTTTGAGGAAAGTATTTCACGGTGCTTGTTTGATtcaatcactgatttcctttttttttattttaccttTGAAGATGAAAATCACATTTGTTTACCTCATAAGCCGAGGATGGTAATTGCAGGATGGACGTCGAGTACACGTGATAGAGAGAGATCTAACGGAACCTGATAGGATTGTTGGGGAACTACTACAACCCGGAGGATTTTTGAAATTAGTTGAGCTGGGTCTTGGAGGTAATGCAACAAGATTGTTGTTGTTTGCTAACCATATATTCttttgttaaatttgagtttatgattaaatgggcatgtggtGCAGATTGTgtggaagagattgatgctcaaaGAGT
This is a stretch of genomic DNA from Papaver somniferum cultivar HN1 chromosome 1, ASM357369v1, whole genome shotgun sequence. It encodes these proteins:
- the LOC113308947 gene encoding uncharacterized protein LOC113308947, which encodes MTSLSSIKVPVFEGKNFEHWRLQMENIFTYQEVWDIVKDGYVEPAEGVVLEGAARILLTENGKKNSKVTYILHQGIHESLTDRVIYIKQVKETLDGLVSYFTGSDKVKKVRLQTLKRKYELLLMENTETISDFFSKTLNIVNEMKANGDTVEDSTVVEKILRSLPEKFESKVNAIEECNTVATMTLNELLGSLQAYKQRLLEKIAAAKQVEETLQSQVSWTNNQGKSNAGSSQGGYNNG